A stretch of Carnobacterium iners DNA encodes these proteins:
- a CDS encoding MurR/RpiR family transcriptional regulator — MLFLDYTPELTSLDRDIYRYISANLEKVTYMRIRDLANNTHTSPTSVLRFCRKFECEGFSEFRIKLNIYLKSEKEVPIEGIDEMAMIDFINRTTQPLYQERIKKAVELLQDKELILFLGLGSSNIIAAYGSLYFSSIFNIALRIEDPMNLPIDYLSKELSEKICIIALSVSGETSEIINCLNHLNFTNSSIISITNSSKSTIAQLSDVNIPYYISKEYTKHADITSQIPALYTIEYLAKEVRKTHSKIMNN; from the coding sequence TTGTTATTTTTAGACTATACTCCTGAACTAACTTCCCTTGATAGAGACATTTATCGGTATATCTCTGCAAATTTAGAAAAGGTCACATACATGAGAATACGCGATTTAGCTAATAATACACACACCAGTCCTACTAGTGTCTTACGTTTTTGTAGAAAGTTTGAATGTGAAGGTTTTTCAGAGTTTCGTATTAAATTAAATATCTATTTGAAAAGTGAAAAAGAAGTCCCTATTGAAGGAATAGATGAAATGGCTATGATTGACTTCATTAACAGAACAACCCAACCTTTATATCAAGAGAGAATAAAAAAGGCTGTTGAATTATTACAGGATAAAGAATTGATTCTATTTTTAGGATTAGGTTCTTCAAATATCATAGCTGCATACGGTTCTCTATATTTTTCTTCTATTTTTAATATCGCTTTAAGGATTGAAGATCCTATGAACCTGCCAATTGACTACTTGTCAAAAGAGTTGTCTGAAAAAATTTGTATCATTGCTTTATCTGTTTCTGGAGAAACTAGCGAAATTATAAATTGTTTAAATCATCTGAATTTTACTAATAGTTCTATTATCTCAATTACAAATAGTTCTAAGTCTACAATTGCTCAGCTTTCTGATGTAAATATCCCATATTATATTTCTAAGGAATATACCAAGCACGCAGATATTACCTCTCAAATTCCAGCATTATATACTATCGAATATTTAGCCAAAGAAGTTAGGAAGACTCACAGTAAAATAATGAATAATTAA
- a CDS encoding carbohydrate ABC transporter permease, protein MKQKQKPKILKGILYIILVGYALMTFYPFIWAVAASFKSYSEIVSGDMTLIPKEFTLGNFQYVLGRSSLFTRWFINSVIISVIGTAINILLNTMAGYALARLNFPGRQRIYYGFLALMMVPAQVLLIPNYLILMNLGMLDSFSALILPAAINIGNIFMMRQFFLSFPKDIEEAAAIDGLGRFQTFFRIVMPLAKPSIATQAVFVFMGFWNEFMKPMLYLTTPSKYTLTLGLQTFQSRNGGVRWDQTMAASIITIIPIIIIYLIFNKYFLQGVRMDGEK, encoded by the coding sequence ATGAAACAGAAACAAAAACCAAAAATTCTTAAAGGGATTTTGTATATAATTTTAGTAGGCTATGCATTAATGACATTTTATCCTTTTATTTGGGCAGTTGCAGCATCATTTAAATCTTATAGTGAAATCGTATCTGGAGATATGACATTAATTCCAAAAGAATTTACTTTAGGAAATTTTCAGTACGTATTAGGAAGATCTTCTCTATTTACGCGTTGGTTTATTAACTCCGTTATAATATCAGTTATTGGGACTGCTATTAACATATTATTGAACACAATGGCTGGCTATGCTTTAGCGCGATTAAATTTCCCGGGTCGTCAACGCATATACTATGGATTTCTAGCTCTAATGATGGTCCCCGCTCAAGTTTTATTGATTCCTAATTACTTAATTTTAATGAACTTAGGAATGTTAGACAGTTTTTCTGCTTTAATTTTACCAGCCGCAATTAATATAGGAAATATATTTATGATGAGACAATTTTTCTTATCTTTTCCAAAAGATATCGAAGAAGCAGCAGCGATTGACGGTCTAGGAAGGTTTCAAACTTTTTTTAGAATTGTTATGCCCTTAGCTAAGCCTTCTATTGCAACACAAGCAGTATTTGTTTTTATGGGATTTTGGAATGAATTTATGAAGCCTATGCTATATTTAACTACACCAAGTAAATATACGCTTACGCTTGGTTTACAAACTTTTCAGAGTAGAAATGGCGGAGTGCGTTGGGATCAAACAATGGCTGCCAGTATAATTACGATTATTCCGATTATTATTATCTATCTGATATTTAATAAGTATTTTTTACAAGGAGTACGTATGGATGGAGAAAAGTAA
- a CDS encoding fasciclin domain-containing protein yields the protein MNKALLKKLRLGLISFAAIGLLAACGTDDNMDQNSMSEDSAVEESVKVKEDVVGIAQGNPDFSILVSALQEAELVETLQGEGPFTVFAPTNAAFEKLLGELDITAEELLAQPDLDKVLTYHVVPGKVLAADLTDGMKAETVNGEELTFDLMGDPMVNESAISTTDIEATNGVVHVIDTVLVPADFELQEVAAK from the coding sequence ATGAATAAAGCATTATTGAAGAAGTTACGATTGGGCCTAATTTCGTTTGCAGCCATTGGATTATTAGCAGCATGTGGAACAGATGATAACATGGACCAGAATTCAATGAGTGAAGATTCAGCTGTAGAAGAATCCGTCAAAGTTAAAGAAGATGTTGTCGGTATTGCACAAGGTAATCCTGATTTCAGTATTTTAGTATCTGCTCTTCAAGAAGCTGAACTTGTTGAAACTCTTCAAGGTGAAGGTCCTTTTACAGTATTTGCACCAACTAACGCTGCATTTGAAAAACTGTTAGGTGAATTAGACATTACAGCTGAAGAATTACTTGCACAACCTGATTTAGATAAAGTTCTTACGTATCATGTTGTTCCTGGAAAAGTTTTAGCTGCTGATTTAACAGACGGAATGAAAGCAGAAACAGTTAATGGAGAAGAATTAACATTTGATTTAATGGGAGATCCTATGGTAAATGAATCAGCAATAAGCACAACGGATATTGAAGCAACAAACGGCGTTGTGCATGTGATTGATACCGTTTTAGTTCCTGCTGATTTTGAATTACAAGAAGTAGCTGCAAAGTAA
- a CDS encoding SHOCT domain-containing protein — protein sequence MMLLPFVLIGYLVYVGINRKHSVEHSKPLEIAKVRLAKGELSFEEFEQIKKNILEE from the coding sequence ATGATGCTATTACCATTTGTACTCATTGGATATTTAGTTTATGTAGGAATAAACCGTAAGCATTCAGTTGAGCATTCAAAACCATTAGAGATAGCGAAGGTTAGACTTGCAAAAGGTGAACTATCCTTTGAAGAGTTCGAACAAATCAAGAAAAATATACTAGAAGAATAA
- a CDS encoding glucosamine-6-phosphate deaminase, whose amino-acid sequence MQPFNLINTENYEELSKVASEKIIEVMKLHPSSLFCFAGGDTPVRTLELLVQAHREKRINLCEAYYIGLDEWVGLDELHKGSCLAYMKTNLFDPVNVPKEQIHFFNAKSSDLEKECELSNNYIKNHQGITLSLLGVGVNGHLGFNEPGTSFESLAHVVDLNEITKKVGEKYFENDVNLSKGITLGIKQLLESDYLILEASGETKRDSIKKLMENNVTSEWPITALRLHKNCAVIVTEILETEI is encoded by the coding sequence ATGCAACCGTTCAATTTAATTAATACCGAAAATTATGAAGAATTAAGTAAAGTAGCAAGCGAGAAAATCATTGAAGTTATGAAATTACATCCTAGCTCTTTGTTCTGTTTTGCGGGTGGAGACACACCTGTAAGAACACTAGAGTTGCTTGTACAAGCCCATCGTGAAAAAAGAATTAATTTATGTGAAGCATATTATATTGGGTTAGATGAATGGGTTGGACTTGATGAGCTTCATAAAGGTAGCTGTTTAGCATATATGAAAACAAACTTATTTGATCCTGTAAATGTGCCCAAAGAACAAATTCACTTCTTCAATGCTAAATCTTCAGATTTAGAAAAGGAATGTGAGTTATCAAATAATTATATTAAAAACCACCAAGGAATAACACTCTCTTTGTTGGGAGTTGGAGTAAATGGGCATTTAGGATTTAATGAACCAGGTACTAGTTTTGAAAGTCTTGCTCATGTCGTAGACTTAAACGAGATAACCAAAAAAGTAGGAGAAAAATATTTTGAAAACGATGTGAATTTAAGTAAAGGAATTACATTAGGAATCAAACAACTGTTAGAATCCGACTATCTGATTCTTGAAGCAAGCGGAGAAACAAAAAGAGATTCTATAAAGAAACTAATGGAAAATAACGTAACTTCAGAATGGCCTATAACAGCCTTAAGGCTTCATAAAAATTGTGCGGTAATAGTAACCGAGATATTAGAGACTGAGATTTAA
- a CDS encoding PTS sugar transporter subunit IIC yields the protein MSKIFENKIIPVLFKIGQNKRLIAIRNGLSITVPFTIIGSFFLIIGNLPVQAWMDFISPYSEILNAPVNVTFGMLGLISAIGIGYYMGKELEVEPISNALITLVAFLLATLSEENTLNIESLGAVGMFTAIIVSLFTVEVYRFFIRNNITIKMPDGVPPAVAQSFISLIPAFVIITAIWIIRVILGVDLNAVIQIVFQPLVFGIDSLPGLIITSLIVCLLWSAGIHGDHALAGIVTPIVLSNLAANMAAFQAGTPLPHIVVEGFGLVFMSIGGTGATIGLVLNMMRSKVKSYKSLGRLSLPSAVFNINEPVIFGFPIVMNPIMMIPFIITPVIIGSFAYVLTKLEIIGAVVFLVPWTTPPVIGAYLATNGNIPAAIFSALSVVASYFIYLPFFKVAEKKQLLLEQGETEEEVIAEVSNI from the coding sequence ATGTCAAAAATATTTGAAAATAAAATTATTCCTGTATTATTTAAAATTGGTCAAAACAAGCGATTAATTGCTATTCGTAATGGGCTCTCAATTACTGTTCCTTTTACAATTATTGGTAGTTTTTTCTTAATTATTGGTAATCTTCCAGTACAAGCCTGGATGGATTTTATTTCTCCTTATTCTGAAATATTAAATGCACCGGTAAATGTAACTTTTGGTATGCTAGGGTTAATTTCAGCAATTGGAATTGGTTATTATATGGGGAAAGAATTAGAGGTAGAACCAATTTCTAATGCACTAATTACATTAGTAGCGTTTTTGTTAGCTACTCTCTCAGAAGAAAATACGCTTAATATTGAATCCTTAGGCGCGGTAGGGATGTTTACAGCTATAATTGTTTCTTTATTCACTGTAGAAGTGTATCGGTTTTTCATACGAAATAATATTACTATAAAAATGCCAGACGGTGTTCCACCAGCTGTTGCTCAATCTTTTATCAGTTTGATTCCAGCATTTGTGATAATCACTGCCATATGGATTATTAGAGTAATTCTAGGTGTTGATTTGAATGCGGTTATTCAGATAGTTTTCCAACCATTAGTATTTGGGATAGACAGTTTACCAGGTCTAATTATTACTTCCTTGATAGTATGTTTATTATGGTCAGCCGGAATTCACGGCGATCACGCTTTAGCAGGAATTGTTACTCCGATTGTTTTAAGTAATTTAGCTGCTAATATGGCTGCTTTCCAGGCCGGAACTCCTTTACCCCATATTGTCGTTGAGGGTTTTGGACTTGTATTTATGTCCATCGGAGGTACTGGAGCAACCATCGGTTTAGTTTTAAATATGATGAGATCAAAAGTAAAATCTTATAAATCGTTGGGTAGATTGTCTTTACCGTCAGCTGTATTTAATATAAACGAACCTGTCATTTTCGGGTTCCCAATAGTAATGAATCCTATCATGATGATACCTTTTATTATAACTCCTGTGATAATAGGCTCTTTTGCATACGTATTAACAAAATTAGAAATTATTGGTGCCGTTGTCTTTCTAGTTCCTTGGACCACCCCACCAGTTATCGGGGCTTATCTAGCTACAAACGGAAATATACCTGCGGCTATTTTTTCAGCATTATCTGTCGTAGCATCTTATTTTATCTATTTACCATTTTTCAAGGTAGCAGAGAAAAAACAATTGTTGTTGGAGCAAGGTGAAACTGAAGAAGAAGTAATAGCAGAAGTAAGTAATATCTAA
- the gtfA gene encoding sucrose phosphorylase, whose amino-acid sequence MKIKNKVMLITYADSLGKDLKELSMVLDKHLNGVIGGIHFLPFFPSSGDRGFAPSDYTMVDPSFGGWKEIEKLGETYFLMFDFMINHISKESIFFEDFKKNHNQSKYKDMFIRIHEFFPEGRPNQEDIDLIYKRKDKAPFQKITFADGLSEQVWNTFGEEQIDLDVTKEVVKQFIRETIKDMASHGCSLIRLDAFAYAIKKLDTNDFFIEPEIWSLLDEVRNEAAKYEIDLLPEIHEHYSIQMKISDHDYYVYDFALPMVTLYSLYSGKSERLANWLKISPMKQFTTLDTHDGIGVVDARDLLTEEELNYTSEELYKVGANVKKSYSSANYNNLDIYQINSTYYSALGDNDESYLMARAIQCFAPGIPQIYYVGLLAGKNDIELLEKTKEGRNINRHYYTIEEIDKQVQRPVVSKLFRLLAFRNTSDAFDLEGSIEIETPSDSEIIIYRKSRDKTVVAVFTADLKTKEFSVYENDNQILSQ is encoded by the coding sequence ATGAAAATAAAAAATAAAGTAATGCTAATCACATACGCAGACAGCTTAGGAAAGGATCTTAAAGAATTATCCATGGTATTAGATAAACATCTTAACGGAGTAATTGGAGGTATTCATTTCCTTCCTTTTTTTCCTTCTTCAGGGGATCGTGGATTTGCCCCGAGCGACTATACAATGGTTGATCCTTCTTTTGGAGGATGGAAAGAGATAGAAAAACTTGGGGAAACATACTTCCTGATGTTTGATTTTATGATTAATCATATTTCTAAGGAATCAATATTTTTTGAAGACTTCAAAAAAAACCATAATCAATCTAAATATAAAGATATGTTTATTCGTATTCATGAATTTTTTCCAGAAGGAAGACCTAATCAAGAAGATATTGATTTAATCTATAAACGAAAAGATAAAGCACCATTTCAAAAGATTACGTTTGCCGATGGATTATCGGAACAAGTTTGGAATACATTTGGTGAGGAGCAAATTGATTTAGACGTTACGAAAGAAGTAGTTAAACAATTCATTCGTGAGACCATTAAAGATATGGCTAGCCATGGCTGTTCACTAATTCGTTTAGATGCTTTTGCTTATGCAATCAAGAAATTAGATACCAATGATTTCTTTATAGAACCCGAAATTTGGAGTTTGCTAGATGAAGTCCGGAATGAAGCAGCGAAATACGAAATTGACTTACTTCCCGAAATTCATGAGCATTATTCTATTCAAATGAAGATATCTGATCATGACTATTACGTCTACGATTTTGCTCTACCAATGGTGACATTATATTCTCTATATAGCGGAAAATCAGAGCGCCTTGCAAACTGGCTAAAAATAAGTCCTATGAAACAATTTACAACACTAGATACCCACGATGGAATTGGAGTTGTAGATGCACGTGATTTGTTGACAGAAGAAGAATTAAACTACACATCTGAGGAGTTATATAAAGTTGGAGCTAATGTTAAGAAAAGTTATTCTAGTGCGAATTATAACAACTTAGATATCTATCAGATTAATAGTACTTACTATAGTGCTTTGGGAGATAATGATGAAAGTTATTTGATGGCAAGAGCGATTCAATGTTTTGCTCCAGGAATCCCACAAATTTATTATGTAGGTTTACTAGCAGGAAAAAATGATATTGAGCTGTTGGAAAAAACTAAAGAAGGCCGAAATATTAACAGACATTATTATACAATAGAAGAAATAGATAAACAGGTTCAAAGACCAGTCGTCAGTAAGTTATTCCGTTTGTTAGCTTTCAGAAATACCTCAGATGCATTTGATTTAGAAGGAAGTATTGAAATCGAAACACCTTCAGATTCAGAAATTATTATTTATAGAAAAAGTCGAGATAAAACTGTTGTAGCAGTATTTACAGCTGATTTAAAAACAAAAGAATTTTCTGTTTACGAGAATGATAACCAGATACTTTCTCAATAA
- a CDS encoding response regulator transcription factor, whose product MKVLIIDDEKVICEVLEAYFIKEDWKVLIASNGVEGLKKAKDQSPDLIVLDLMLPDISGEEVCRLVRKDSNIPILMLTAKSAEDDLINGLVIGADDYVTKPFSPREIVMRVKALIRRTQQTINESKLSFNNDKLIIDFVKKEVKLDNGILTLTPNEYKLLTAIASYPGKVYSRADLLEKLQENDSYFEGYERNIDTHIKNLRKKIEADTRHPIFIITVFGMGYKFGGIKDESDT is encoded by the coding sequence ATAAAAGTTCTTATTATTGATGATGAAAAGGTAATATGCGAAGTATTAGAAGCGTATTTTATAAAAGAAGACTGGAAAGTTCTCATTGCTTCGAATGGAGTAGAAGGACTTAAAAAAGCAAAAGATCAAAGTCCTGATCTGATTGTGTTAGATTTAATGTTGCCTGATATATCTGGTGAAGAAGTCTGTAGATTAGTAAGAAAGGACAGCAACATACCGATATTAATGCTAACGGCTAAATCTGCAGAGGATGATTTAATTAACGGACTTGTAATCGGTGCGGATGACTATGTAACAAAACCGTTTAGTCCAAGAGAGATTGTCATGAGAGTAAAAGCTCTGATAAGAAGAACGCAACAAACAATAAATGAGAGCAAGCTAAGTTTCAATAATGACAAGTTAATTATTGATTTCGTAAAAAAAGAAGTAAAACTAGATAATGGCATCCTTACTTTGACTCCAAATGAGTATAAACTTTTAACAGCGATAGCCAGTTATCCTGGAAAAGTATACAGTAGAGCAGATTTACTAGAAAAATTACAGGAAAATGATAGTTATTTTGAAGGGTACGAAAGAAATATTGATACACATATAAAAAATTTACGTAAAAAAATAGAAGCTGATACGCGTCATCCTATTTTTATCATTACGGTATTTGGTATGGGTTACAAATTTGGAGGAATTAAAGATGAATCTGACACTTAG
- a CDS encoding SHOCT domain-containing protein, which translates to MMNGGHMGNFSYGRYGGLQQEFHSLNTMFGNNLKQVIIVGLIVLVIYLFFKRQKRQGSEQTKETSAVTTAKEAAKLRYACGEITYEEFQSILKAIEV; encoded by the coding sequence ATGATGAACGGAGGGCACATGGGGAACTTTTCGTACGGTAGATATGGCGGGCTACAACAAGAATTTCATTCGCTTAATACGATGTTTGGTAATAATCTCAAACAGGTGATTATTGTTGGACTTATTGTATTAGTCATTTATCTATTTTTTAAGAGGCAAAAAAGACAAGGATCAGAACAAACTAAAGAGACGTCTGCAGTTACTACGGCTAAAGAAGCAGCGAAACTACGTTATGCTTGTGGCGAAATTACCTATGAAGAATTTCAGTCTATATTGAAGGCAATAGAAGTATAA
- a CDS encoding sensor histidine kinase codes for MNLTLRSRVLLYLLVVSLSGILIASITIFSGVENQFTDYVTTNRVKSIETIKEEAIQQYNDTGQLTNEQLKNMVHQQAMAESLYYKIHTNNGDLVVDSTSMGSMMKMMNGHQSSLNSNEYQSESYPLKSGNKVIGNLTVYYSGQLIGDEFAFLKSIKRNIILAVLFTVILSIVASLLFSKRLTSGVDKLVIGVAELRNHQWKTQIPLNDLTGEMKPLGESFNQLADSLVKEEILRKQFTADFAHELRTPLATLRSQIEAFQDGIWEPNEMRLEQFHAELMRLVRLVNDLEKLIAAENPQIKLNKKKLETGEILSFVEDQFSPLFIEKGVALEIQGKKESPWFLGDQDKIIQILINVVNNALQYTPAGSKVSICVEEKDNQIIFIVKDEGVGISEDDLPLLFQRFYRGDKSRDRKTGGVGIGLSIVKAFVEAHRGEIKIRSQLNVGTIIELYFPKK; via the coding sequence ATGAATCTGACACTTAGGTCAAGAGTTCTGTTATACCTTTTGGTAGTCTCTTTAAGTGGTATTTTAATTGCTAGCATTACTATTTTTTCTGGCGTTGAAAATCAATTCACGGATTATGTTACTACAAATAGAGTGAAAAGTATCGAAACGATTAAAGAGGAAGCAATTCAACAATACAATGATACGGGTCAGTTAACTAACGAACAATTGAAAAATATGGTGCATCAGCAGGCGATGGCAGAGAGTTTATATTATAAAATTCACACTAATAACGGGGACTTAGTAGTTGATTCAACATCAATGGGATCGATGATGAAAATGATGAATGGGCATCAATCTTCACTAAATTCCAACGAGTACCAATCAGAGTCTTATCCATTAAAGAGTGGAAATAAAGTCATTGGAAACCTAACTGTTTACTATTCAGGGCAATTAATTGGTGATGAATTTGCCTTTTTGAAATCAATTAAACGCAACATCATACTTGCCGTATTGTTTACGGTTATTTTATCAATAGTAGCTAGTTTGTTATTTTCAAAACGCTTAACGTCAGGAGTTGATAAACTCGTAATAGGAGTTGCAGAGTTACGTAATCATCAATGGAAAACTCAAATCCCACTTAACGATTTGACAGGAGAGATGAAGCCATTAGGTGAGTCATTTAATCAGCTTGCAGATTCCTTAGTAAAAGAAGAGATATTAAGAAAACAGTTTACAGCTGATTTTGCACATGAGCTTAGAACGCCACTTGCAACTTTAAGAAGTCAGATTGAGGCTTTTCAAGATGGCATATGGGAACCTAATGAAATGAGACTAGAACAATTTCATGCAGAACTCATGCGTCTAGTTAGATTAGTAAATGATTTAGAAAAACTAATTGCAGCCGAAAATCCTCAAATCAAATTAAATAAAAAAAAATTAGAAACAGGGGAAATATTGTCTTTTGTAGAAGATCAGTTTAGTCCGTTATTTATTGAAAAAGGTGTAGCGTTAGAGATACAAGGTAAAAAAGAATCTCCATGGTTTTTAGGTGATCAGGATAAAATCATCCAGATTTTAATAAACGTTGTGAACAATGCTTTACAATATACACCAGCAGGAAGCAAAGTTTCTATTTGTGTAGAAGAGAAAGATAATCAAATTATTTTTATCGTAAAAGACGAAGGTGTAGGAATAAGCGAAGATGATCTGCCTTTATTGTTTCAAAGATTTTACAGAGGCGATAAATCACGTGATAGAAAAACAGGTGGTGTTGGAATAGGATTATCTATTGTAAAAGCATTTGTAGAAGCACATCGAGGAGAAATAAAAATCCGGAGTCAATTAAATGTTGGGACAATAATAGAATTATACTTCCCTAAAAAGTAG
- a CDS encoding 6-phospho-beta-glucosidase gives MMKGLKIVTIGGGSSYTPELIEGFINRYDELPIDEIWLVDIEEGRGKLEIIGELSKRMIEKANVPIKVYLTLDREEALKDADFVTTQFRVGQLEARAKDEKIPLKYNTIGQETNGPGGLFKGLRTVPVILEICSDIERLCPNAWLINFTNPAGMITEAVLRYSNIKKVVGLCNGPIGIEKGIAELLNVSRRNIYVEFTGLNHMLFAKNIYLNGQNVTKEVMEKMIDQEDSIGLKNIEEIGWEPSFIKRLGMVPIGYLRYYYQTSRMLEEQKKSFENEGTRAEVVKKVEKELFELYKNPNLTNKPKELEQRGGAYYSEAACNLINSIYNDKRDIQTVNTRNNGAILDVDPDSAVEVNCVITNHGPIPLTTGELPIAIKGLVQQIKSFERTAIEASVTGNYDTALLAMTINPLVSSDRDAKKMLDDLLEAHKEFLPQFKLKQ, from the coding sequence ATTATGAAAGGGTTAAAAATCGTTACTATTGGTGGAGGATCTAGTTATACTCCGGAATTAATTGAAGGATTCATCAATCGCTATGATGAATTACCAATTGATGAGATTTGGTTAGTGGATATTGAAGAAGGACGTGGAAAATTAGAAATTATTGGGGAACTTTCTAAAAGGATGATTGAAAAAGCAAATGTTCCTATTAAAGTTTATCTAACTCTTGATAGAGAAGAAGCGTTGAAAGATGCTGACTTTGTTACCACTCAATTTCGCGTAGGTCAATTAGAAGCTAGAGCCAAAGACGAAAAAATACCTCTAAAATATAATACTATTGGACAAGAAACTAACGGTCCAGGAGGATTATTTAAAGGGCTAAGAACTGTTCCTGTTATTTTAGAAATTTGTTCTGATATAGAGCGACTTTGTCCTAATGCATGGCTAATTAACTTTACTAATCCTGCAGGGATGATTACAGAAGCGGTATTGAGATATAGTAATATAAAAAAAGTTGTAGGGTTATGCAATGGACCTATTGGGATTGAAAAGGGAATAGCTGAATTATTAAATGTTTCTCGAAGAAATATTTATGTTGAATTCACTGGGTTAAATCATATGTTATTCGCAAAAAATATATATTTGAATGGACAAAATGTAACTAAAGAAGTTATGGAAAAAATGATAGATCAAGAAGATTCTATAGGATTGAAGAATATTGAAGAAATTGGCTGGGAGCCTAGCTTTATAAAAAGACTTGGAATGGTACCCATTGGCTATTTAAGATATTATTATCAGACATCAAGGATGTTAGAAGAACAAAAGAAATCTTTTGAAAATGAGGGAACTCGAGCAGAGGTAGTAAAAAAAGTAGAAAAAGAATTATTTGAGCTATATAAAAACCCGAATTTAACTAACAAGCCTAAAGAATTAGAACAAAGAGGAGGGGCCTATTATAGTGAAGCAGCATGTAATTTGATAAATTCTATTTACAATGATAAAAGAGATATTCAAACAGTCAATACTCGAAATAATGGAGCTATTTTAGATGTTGATCCTGATTCAGCTGTAGAAGTAAATTGTGTCATAACAAACCATGGACCGATTCCTTTAACTACTGGAGAACTACCTATTGCGATTAAAGGTTTAGTACAACAAATCAAATCATTCGAAAGAACAGCTATTGAAGCTTCTGTGACAGGAAATTACGATACAGCTTTGCTTGCTATGACAATTAACCCACTAGTTTCAAGCGATAGGGACGCAAAAAAAATGTTGGATGATTTGTTAGAAGCTCATAAAGAGTTTTTACCACAGTTTAAATTGAAACAATAA
- a CDS encoding LacI family DNA-binding transcriptional regulator → MTATIRDVARTAGVSISTVSKVFNEYTDINKKTKERVLEVAKQLDYAPNMAARTLSSKTQKTIALILSELNINRKSTMPLEVLSGVYKYTEQTDFEFVFYGTSTEKQKEKTFRQFCNEHNIAGAVVQGLKMTDSYYQELKITNIPTVLIDIDMGNPYVGTVSIDSEQAAFEAIEYLISQKHRNIGIINGSRDAKVSILRENGYRRALVENNIQLNEAHIQYANFEEDIAFLISQNLLKNNKNITALFCTSDIMAIGAIRGIKEMGLNVPDDISIIGFDDIILSQYVTPRLTTVAQDAEVLGFESAKLLSEIISGNTDSPKLRIIPHELKYRDSVKENETN, encoded by the coding sequence GTGACTGCAACTATCAGAGATGTAGCTAGAACTGCTGGAGTATCAATATCAACTGTTTCTAAAGTATTCAATGAGTATACTGATATAAATAAAAAAACAAAAGAGCGGGTTTTAGAAGTTGCTAAACAACTAGATTATGCACCAAATATGGCAGCACGGACATTATCCTCTAAAACGCAAAAAACTATCGCACTAATTTTGAGTGAGTTAAATATTAATCGTAAGTCTACAATGCCTTTAGAAGTGTTAAGTGGAGTTTATAAATATACGGAACAAACAGATTTTGAATTCGTTTTTTACGGAACAAGTACTGAGAAACAGAAGGAGAAAACATTTCGCCAGTTTTGTAATGAACATAATATAGCTGGAGCAGTTGTCCAGGGTTTAAAAATGACAGATTCTTACTATCAAGAATTAAAAATAACAAATATACCTACTGTTTTAATCGATATTGATATGGGGAATCCATATGTAGGAACTGTTTCAATCGATAGCGAACAAGCAGCATTTGAGGCAATTGAATATTTAATTTCTCAGAAACATCGTAACATTGGTATTATTAATGGTAGTCGCGATGCAAAAGTCAGTATCTTGAGAGAAAATGGCTATCGCCGCGCATTAGTGGAGAATAATATCCAACTTAATGAAGCGCATATTCAATATGCAAATTTTGAAGAGGATATTGCTTTTTTGATTTCTCAAAACTTATTAAAAAACAATAAAAATATCACTGCTCTTTTTTGTACGAGTGACATCATGGCTATCGGTGCTATAAGAGGGATAAAGGAAATGGGATTAAATGTACCGGATGATATATCTATTATCGGTTTTGATGACATTATCCTATCCCAATACGTTACGCCAAGGCTTACAACAGTTGCACAGGATGCAGAAGTACTTGGTTTTGAATCTGCCAAGCTATTGTCAGAGATCATTAGTGGAAATACTGATTCACCAAAACTACGCATTATCCCTCACGAATTAAAATACCGTGATAGTGTAAAGGAAAATGAAACAAACTAA